A segment of the Fibrobacter succinogenes subsp. succinogenes S85 genome:
CTAAGTTCTGCCAACTAAGTTCTGCCTACTGTCTACTAATTTTTCTACATTTGGGCTTCAAGATTCAACCGCGGGTGCGCTCGCGATTCTAAAGGATATTTATGAAAATTGCAGAAAAAACAGTCGTCCAGATGCACTACACCCTGAAGTCTGACGAAGGTGCCGTCGTCGAGTCTTCCGCAGGTCGCGAACCTCTCCAGTACATCCAGGGCATGCACATGATCGTTCCGGGTCTCGAAAAGGCTATGGTCGGTCACGATGTAGGCGACAAGTTTGACGTTGTCGTCATTCCGGCAGAAGGCTACGGCGAATACGACGAACGCATGACTCAGGAAGTTCCGCTGAACGTGTTCCAGGGAGTCGATCATGTCGAAGCAGGCATGGCTTTCTATGCCCAGACTCCGGGTGGTCCGATGCAGATTCGCATCAAGTCTGTTGGCGAAAAGACGGCTATTATCGACGCTAACCACGAACTTGCTGGCAAGAATCTCAACTTTGCGATTGAAGTTGTCTCCGTTCGCGAAGCAACCGAAGAAGACCTCAAGCCGTTCCAGCATCACTGCTGCTGCGGTGGTCACGACGGCGAAGACCATGAATGCAAGTGCGGCGAAGAAGGCCACGAATGCGAATGCGGTGGCCATGGCAACAAGGAAAATTGCGATGGTAACGGCGGTTGCGGCTGCGAACACCACGCAGAACACCATGGTAAGTAAGGTGTCGGGGTAATCCCGCGGGCATCTTTCAAAAAATTTGAAAAAAGGCTTGAACTCTTTGTACGTTCGAGCCTTTTTTTATTTAATTTAGAACGGAGGAGTGTGGAATATTTCCCAAGAGGTTGGATATGCGTTTTGCAAAAGTTTTATCTGTGGCTGCGTTGCCAATGTTCCTGTTTGCTTGTGGCGATGACAATTCGTCGCTTAAAGTCAGTAATCCTGAAGGCGAAACTCCGCAGGACTCTTCGACGGTTGAACCGCCTCCTAATATTCCCGATGAAGAACTGAAACCGATTGCAAGGGACTATTCCCTGATTTGGAGCGGCAAAGGTACGGCTGAAGAACCTTTCCTGATCGCTAGTGAACAGGATTTGGCATCACTCGCGTTCTATGTGAACGACTCCTCGATGACCTTTAAGGATTTCTACTTCAAGCAGACAGCCGATATCGCACTTTCTGGGGCTTGGAGCCCGATTGGTATTTTTGGCAAGAATGCTTATGGCTACGGAAATCGCCCCTTTAGCGGTGTCTATGACGGTGGCCTCAAGACCATTACAGGCTTGAGCATTACCGATACGGCTAGCTATAGTGGTCTGTTTGGGCTTGTTCGCGGAGCGCAGGTCAGTAACGTTGTTATTAAAGGCGCTAAACTGAATGTTGGTTCCTATGCAGGCGTCCTTGCGGGTAAGATGGATTCGACGACTGTTGAAAATTGCTCGTTTGAAGATGTTGAAATTAAGGGGGCCGACCGCGTTGGCGGTTTGGTAGGCGAAGCGACACATGTCCAGGCGAAGAATGTCTCTGTGACGGGAACCATTCAAGGCGTTAATTCTGTGGGCGGTGTCGTTGGCCGTATGCAGGATGGCTCTCTTGAAAATGTGACGAACAAGGCAAATGTCTCAGGTACTTCGACTGTTGCCGGTGTTGTCGGTTCTTTTGCCAGTGTGGCAAGCGAAGGCGTGATTAGCGCTGCTTTGAATTATGGTGCCGTGACAGGTACGAAGGATGTGGCGGGCGTTGTGGCAACGCTTTCTGCAACCAAGTTGGAACGTTCCGGTAATAGCGGAGCCGTGGTTGCGGATTCAAGCCAAATGAGCAATGTCGGTGGCGTCATTGCCGTCGCTTCAAGCAAGTCCGCTATCAACGAAGTCTTTAATACCGCTACGGTCTCGGTAAGGAGAGTCATGATTGCAGGCGGTGTCATCGGTGCTTTGAAGAACTCTTCAGCAACAAATTTGTTCAATCTTGGCGAAGTTTCTGGTACAGCCAGTAATATGGGTGGACTTGTTGGAGTTGTTGATGGTAGTGACGCTACGCTGACATTTGGTTATAATGCAGGAAAGATTCCTGATAATAACTTTTCAGGAACGGTGGCAGGCAAGGTGACATCGACTGCAACGGTTACAAACGTTTATTACGATAAAACAGTCGGTGGAACGTGCCTCGTTGTAGCAAGCCAGATGAACATGGAACTCCCGACAGGCTTTACGACTGATGAAATGAAGGCGGCAACGTTCATCGCCACTTTGAACGGAACCGGCAGCGCTTGGAAGGCGGGTTCGGCTACGTTTGGTGGCTATCCGGCTTTTACTTGGACTGAGTAATTTCTACATTTAGAACATGGCTAAAAAGAAAAAATTTTGGAAGTCGCCTTCTGCAGAGGCGGCTTTTCGTGGTAAAGAAGACCGTCTTCGCAAGACTCTTTGCGAAATTGTGAACGGACAAAGCCGTTTGTTGCACCGCCCGGACGAACTGTATGAGGCTATTGCGAACGGTCTTGACGATATTGAAAAAATCAAGGATGTGAAGCTCCAGCTTGAACTTTTGGCTTGGACGCTTCGTTGCGATTTCTTGGCGTTCAAGGCTGATGACGAAGAAATGGATACGTGGAACGACTTGTTCTACGATGCCGGAACGTTCTTTATTGAAGTTGCCAAGACTTATGACGACAAGGATTACATTGCGGACCTGATTCACGATTTGGCTGTGCGCCACGTGGGTGGGGAAGGCCGCGAAGTCGTGTTCCTCTCGATTGAAGACGTGATGCCGGTGCAGCGCGCCAAGGCCTTGATTGAAGAGCTTCTGGGCGTGATTGATGCGACGGAACTTGAAAATCGCGAAGACGTTCTCGATGCCATTTGTGATATGGCTGATGCCATCAAGGATACCGAAAATTTTGCGAAGGCTTCGCTTTACAAGGACCCGGACAAGAGCAATGCAACGCTCATCGACATTGCAAACTCTTACTTTGTCGCAGGCAACATTTCCATGGCAAAGCAGTGGCTTGGCGATG
Coding sequences within it:
- a CDS encoding FKBP-type peptidyl-prolyl cis-trans isomerase produces the protein MKIAEKTVVQMHYTLKSDEGAVVESSAGREPLQYIQGMHMIVPGLEKAMVGHDVGDKFDVVVIPAEGYGEYDERMTQEVPLNVFQGVDHVEAGMAFYAQTPGGPMQIRIKSVGEKTAIIDANHELAGKNLNFAIEVVSVREATEEDLKPFQHHCCCGGHDGEDHECKCGEEGHECECGGHGNKENCDGNGGCGCEHHAEHHGK